CGATGTCGACGCGGCTGCTCGTTCCCTGGTCGAGCGGTTGGCCGCCGGGCCGACGGTGGCTCACGCTGCCACGAAAAAGATTGTGGCAGCGTGGCGTTCGGGTGGTGTCGCGCATGCTGACGAGATCACGTCCGAGGTATCGGGTGCGTTGTTCGAGTCGGATGATCTACGCGGTGCGGTGAAGAGTTTTCTGGAGAACGGTCCTGGTAAGGCGATATATTCGGGCAGGTAGTGTGGGCTGGATGAGTTTGCCTCTCGCTGAATTGCACATGCATATCGAGGGTTCGTTGGAGCCTGGTCAGATTTTCGAGTTCGCGGAGCGTAACGATATTCGGTTGCCGTATGCGGATATCGACGAGTTGCGTGGGTTGTACGAGTTCACGGATCTGCAGTCGTTTCTCGATCTTTATTATGCGAATACTTCGGTGCTGCGTACTGCTGAGGATTTTGCCGATCTCGGGCGGGCATATTTTGCGCGTGCCAAGGTTGCGGGTATCACGCATGCGGAGGTCTTCTTCGATCCTCAGGCCCACACCAGCAGGGGTGTTGCGTTGGAGGCGGTGGTGGAGGGTCTGGCCGATGCTGCGGCGTCGAGCGAGCGGGAGTTCGGTGTCACGAGCGGTTTGATCGCTTCGATTCTGCGGGACAAGCCGGTCTTGCATGCCAACAAGTTGCTCGAGGATTTGCTGGCGATGAAGGCGCCGATCATCGGCCTCGGTCTCGATTCGGCGGAGATGGGTTTTCCGCCTTCGTTGTTCGTGGACGTGTTCGCGCGTGCGCGGGCGGAAGGTTTGCATGTGGTTGCTCATGCAGGTGAGGAAGGCCCGGCCGAGTACATCTGGCAGGCGTTGGACCTACTGGGTGCCGAACGTATCGATCACGGGGTTCGTTGCTTGGAAGACGAGGCGTTGGTGAATCGTCTTGTCGAAGATGAAATTCCGTTGACTGTCTGTCCGTTTTCGAATGTTCGACTCAAGGTCGTCGATACGCTTGCCGATCATCCGATTCGTCAGATGATCGAGCGGGGGCTCGTGGTCACCGTCAATTCGGATGATCCGGCTTACTTCGGCGGTTATGTGGACGACAACTTCGCGGCCCTGACCGATCAGGTCGGCTTGACCGAACGTGAGCGAGAGATCTTGTACGACAACTCGATTCGCGCCTCGTTCAGCTGACCGATACCGAGATCTTCGGGTATCCGGTTGCGCCGTCTGGAACGGTGTCGGCGGTCATGGAGGTTTGGATGTCACCGTTCGCGTCGGTCGCTCGTGCACGAATGGTGTGAGTGCCTGGTGGCGCGTCCCATTCGAGGACCCATTGGCGCCAGGTGTCTTTCGAGTATTCCTCGGACAGCGTCGCGGGCATCCAGTTGCCTTCGTCGATCTGGACGTCGACTCCGGAAATGCCCAGGTGCTGATGCCAGGCGACGCCGGCGATCATGGTCTTTCCTGCCGGGACCGTTCCGCCGGAGCGAGGCGTATCGATGCGTGAGGCGGTCTTGATCGGTCCGAGTTCGCCCCATCCCCGGTCGGTCCAGTATGCGGTGACCTGGTCGAATCGTGTCACCTCGAGGTCGGTGACCCATTTGGTGGCCGAGACGTAGCCGTAGAGCCCGGGGACCACCAGTCTGGCTGGATAGCCATGGCGGACGGGTAGTGGTTGGCCGTTCATACCGACTGCGAGAAGGGCGTCGCGGCCGTCGAGCAGCACCTCCAGTGGGGTTCCTGCGGTGAACGCGTCGTGGCTCGAAGAGAGCACCATGTCGGCGCCGTCTTGGATCCCGGCTTCTTCGAGAAGGTCTTTCAGCGGGTAACCGATCCAGGTGGCATTGCCGATCAGGTCGCCACCGATGACGTTGGAGACGCAGGTCAGGGTCACGGTCTTCTCGACGGCTTCGCGTTGCATCAGATCCTCGAAGGTGATCTCGAGTTCTCGCTCCACCATGCCGTGGATGCGGAGTTTCCAGGTGTCCGATGGCACTTGCGGTAAGGCCAGTGCGGTGTCGATTCGGTAGAAGTCCT
This region of Rhodococcus sp. PAMC28707 genomic DNA includes:
- a CDS encoding adenosine deaminase — its product is MSLPLAELHMHIEGSLEPGQIFEFAERNDIRLPYADIDELRGLYEFTDLQSFLDLYYANTSVLRTAEDFADLGRAYFARAKVAGITHAEVFFDPQAHTSRGVALEAVVEGLADAAASSEREFGVTSGLIASILRDKPVLHANKLLEDLLAMKAPIIGLGLDSAEMGFPPSLFVDVFARARAEGLHVVAHAGEEGPAEYIWQALDLLGAERIDHGVRCLEDEALVNRLVEDEIPLTVCPFSNVRLKVVDTLADHPIRQMIERGLVVTVNSDDPAYFGGYVDDNFAALTDQVGLTEREREILYDNSIRASFS
- a CDS encoding molybdopterin-dependent oxidoreductase, translated to MLKRALSGLLAAGVILGVGELVSVPFGPNSSPFYAVGSAVVDNTPEAVREWAIDTFGTSDKTALFVGMSLIIAALAAVAGMMRAPRGAVLFAGLGAVGVIAALTRSGSTLLDAVPTVAGVAVGIAVLNALIRAAEAPEPAQGMSRRNFLGLAVAAGALAVVAGTAGRMIGQARSVTANRLAFLLPTPKPQAPIPPGADLNATMDIDGLASYITPNEDFYRIDTALALPQVPSDTWKLRIHGMVERELEITFEDLMQREAVEKTVTLTCVSNVIGGDLIGNATWIGYPLKDLLEEAGIQDGADMVLSSSHDAFTAGTPLEVLLDGRDALLAVGMNGQPLPVRHGYPARLVVPGLYGYVSATKWVTDLEVTRFDQVTAYWTDRGWGELGPIKTASRIDTPRSGGTVPAGKTMIAGVAWHQHLGISGVDVQIDEGNWMPATLSEEYSKDTWRQWVLEWDAPPGTHTIRARATDANGDIQTSMTADTVPDGATGYPKISVSVS